A single Carettochelys insculpta isolate YL-2023 chromosome 2, ASM3395843v1, whole genome shotgun sequence DNA region contains:
- the CLDN12 gene encoding claudin-12 → MGCRDVHAATVLAFLSGTASVAGLFAAVLLPNWRLMRLHTFNKNEKNLTVYTGLWIKCARFDGSKDCVIYDTEWYTAVDQLDLRVLQFALPCSMFTAVLALLLCLIGMCNTAFVSSVPNIKLTKCLINSPGCHLVAGLLFLLACVICLTPSVWVIFYNHHLNKKYEPVFTFDISVYISIASAGGLFFTSVLLFLWYCACKTLPSPFWQPLYSHSSSMHSYASQPYSARSRLSAIEIDIPVVTRAS, encoded by the coding sequence ATGGGCTGCCGAGATGTTCATGCAGCGACAGTACTGGCCTTCCTCAGCGGAACAGCCTCAGTAGCAGGACTCTTTGCTGCAGTTTTACTGCCCAACTGGAGACTGATGAGACTGCACACGTTCAATAAAAACGAAAAGAATCTGACCGTGTACACAGGACTCTGGATTAAGTGTGCGCGCTTTGATGGAAGCAAAGACTGTGTCATATATGACACAGAGTGGTACACAGCAGTTGATCAGCTGGATTTACGGGTTCTTCAATTTGCGCTCCCTTGTAGCATGTTCACGGCTGTTTTGGCTCTGCTTCTCTGTTTGATTGGCATGTGTAACACGGCCTTTGTGTCAAGCGTACCAAACATCAAACTCACTAAATGTCTCATCAATAgtccaggctgccacctggtggcTGGTCTGTTGTTTCTACTTGCATGTGTCATTTGTCTCACACCATCAGTCTGGGTGATTTTTTATAACCACCACCTGAACAAAAAATACGAGCCGGTTTTTACCTTTGATATTTCAGTGTATATTTCCATTGCCAGTGCAGGAGGTCTGTTTTTCACTTCAGTTCTATTATTTCTGTGGTATTGTGCATGCAAAACCTTGCCATCCCCATTCTGGCAGCCTCTCTATTCCCATTCATCGAGCATGCACAGCTATGCCTCCCAGCCCTATTCCGCACGGTCTCGGCTGTCCGCCATTGAAATTGACATTCCTGTTGTAACACGTGCGTCTTAG